In Leptolyngbya sp. SIO1E4, one DNA window encodes the following:
- the ilvD gene encoding dihydroxy-acid dehydratase: MPDNRRSQVVTQGVQRSPNRAMLRAVGFGDKDFAKPIVGVANGFSTITPCNMGLDILAKRAETGARQAGGMPQIFGTITISDGISMGTEGMKYSLVSREVIADSIETVCNGQSMDGVIAIGGCDKNMPGAMIAMARLNIPAIFVYGGTIKPGHHDGKDLTVVSAFEAVGEYSAGKIGEEELLAVERNACPGAGSCGGMYTANTMSSAFEAMGMSLMYSSTMAAEDAEKADSTEKSAFVLVEAIRKQILPRQILTRKAFENAISVIMAVGGSTNSVLHMLAIANAIGVHLTIDDFETIRRRVPVLCDLKPSGRYVATDFHKAGGVPQVMKMLLSKGLLHGDALTITGQTIEELLADIPEAPSPDQDVIRPFDQPVYPQGHLGILKGNLAEEGAVAKLTGIKKRQITGPARVFESEEECLRAILDKQIVAGDVVVVRYEGPKGGPGMREMLAPTSAIIGAGLGDSVGLITDGRFSGGTYGMVVGHVAPEAAVGGAIALVQEGDTITIDADQNRLQLNVSDEELAQRRAAWKPRQPNYSRGVLGKYAKLVSTSSRGAVTDLDLFE; encoded by the coding sequence ATGCCGGATAATCGTAGAAGCCAGGTCGTGACCCAAGGCGTGCAGCGTTCTCCCAACCGAGCGATGCTCAGGGCCGTTGGCTTTGGAGATAAGGATTTTGCAAAGCCTATCGTTGGGGTGGCGAATGGATTTAGCACCATTACTCCCTGCAATATGGGGCTGGATATCCTAGCAAAGCGGGCAGAAACCGGGGCTCGGCAAGCAGGTGGGATGCCTCAGATCTTCGGCACCATCACCATCAGCGATGGCATTTCGATGGGCACTGAGGGCATGAAGTACTCTCTAGTGTCTCGGGAAGTGATTGCTGACTCTATTGAAACGGTCTGCAATGGCCAGAGCATGGATGGGGTGATCGCGATCGGCGGCTGTGATAAGAACATGCCTGGCGCCATGATCGCGATGGCGCGGCTAAACATTCCAGCCATTTTTGTCTATGGTGGCACGATTAAACCCGGCCACCATGATGGCAAAGACCTGACCGTTGTCAGTGCATTTGAAGCGGTAGGTGAATACAGCGCGGGCAAAATCGGGGAAGAAGAGTTATTGGCCGTCGAGCGGAATGCGTGTCCTGGGGCGGGTTCTTGTGGCGGCATGTATACTGCTAACACCATGTCCTCTGCGTTTGAGGCTATGGGCATGAGCTTGATGTATTCGTCTACGATGGCGGCTGAAGATGCTGAGAAAGCAGACAGTACTGAGAAGTCAGCATTCGTTCTGGTAGAAGCAATTCGGAAGCAAATTCTGCCCCGTCAAATTTTGACGCGCAAAGCGTTTGAAAACGCTATCTCAGTCATTATGGCCGTCGGCGGCTCCACTAATTCGGTGCTGCACATGTTGGCGATCGCCAATGCGATCGGAGTTCACCTCACCATTGATGATTTTGAAACGATTCGCCGTCGGGTTCCCGTCCTCTGTGACTTAAAGCCGTCAGGTCGTTATGTGGCCACAGATTTCCACAAAGCTGGAGGCGTGCCCCAGGTGATGAAAATGCTGCTGAGCAAAGGGCTCCTTCACGGCGATGCCCTCACCATTACCGGGCAAACTATCGAGGAATTGCTGGCAGATATCCCAGAGGCTCCCAGCCCAGATCAAGATGTCATTCGTCCCTTTGACCAACCCGTGTATCCCCAAGGGCACCTGGGGATTCTGAAGGGCAATTTGGCCGAAGAAGGGGCTGTTGCCAAACTCACGGGGATCAAGAAACGCCAAATCACGGGGCCAGCTCGGGTCTTTGAGTCTGAGGAGGAGTGCCTGCGGGCCATCCTGGACAAACAGATTGTGGCTGGCGATGTGGTGGTAGTTCGCTATGAAGGCCCCAAAGGTGGCCCTGGCATGCGAGAAATGCTAGCGCCCACTTCTGCCATCATCGGGGCTGGACTCGGGGATTCCGTCGGGCTGATCACAGATGGTCGTTTCTCGGGCGGCACCTATGGCATGGTAGTTGGCCACGTCGCCCCTGAGGCAGCAGTTGGGGGGGCGATCGCCCTGGTACAAGAAGGCGACACCATCACCATCGACGCGGATCAAAACAGACTCCAGCTCAATGTGTCTGACGAGGAACTCGCCCAGCGCCGCGCTGCCTGGAAACCCCGCCAGCCCAACTACTCCCGAGGGGTTTTGGGCAAGTATGCCAAGCTGGTATCCACCAGCAGCCGGGGAGCCGTTACAGATTTAGATTTATTTGAGTAA
- a CDS encoding pentapeptide repeat-containing protein, with protein MDANELIARYATGERDFRGIVLKGVNLANENLKEINLRQANLSGVNLSGTNLEGANLREATLTQGILMDARMELVNLIGADLTAADLTNAHLTEAGLRGANLTRAKLEGASIQSANLNEAILDKALLKQANLSESALNRCHFIEADLSQAKLEGASFANAIFTGATLREAKMATAFLSGANLDNADLDKVDLSRAKLQGCTLVNAHLVQANLRGANLSWSSLRGAKLRGATFYRAKLNWSNLSGAILVEAVMINASMAYVNLRNADLTGAILPDGMTHD; from the coding sequence ATGGATGCCAATGAATTAATAGCGCGATATGCCACAGGGGAGCGAGACTTCAGAGGCATTGTTCTTAAGGGTGTCAACCTTGCCAATGAGAATTTAAAGGAAATCAACCTGCGGCAGGCTAATTTGAGTGGCGTTAACCTTTCTGGCACCAACTTGGAAGGCGCGAATCTACGGGAAGCTACCCTCACTCAGGGAATTTTGATGGATGCTCGCATGGAGTTGGTCAATCTCATTGGGGCCGATTTAACGGCAGCGGACTTAACCAATGCGCATCTCACAGAGGCCGGACTACGAGGTGCCAACCTGACGAGAGCCAAGCTAGAAGGGGCCAGCATCCAAAGTGCGAATCTGAACGAAGCCATCCTAGACAAAGCCCTGCTTAAACAGGCCAATTTGTCAGAATCTGCACTGAATCGATGTCATTTCATTGAGGCTGACCTTTCCCAAGCCAAACTCGAAGGCGCCAGTTTTGCCAATGCCATTTTTACAGGGGCCACGCTGAGAGAGGCCAAAATGGCCACTGCGTTCTTGAGTGGCGCCAATTTAGATAACGCTGATTTGGACAAGGTAGACTTGAGCCGGGCAAAACTGCAAGGATGCACCTTAGTCAATGCTCACCTGGTTCAGGCTAACCTACGGGGCGCGAACCTGAGTTGGAGTTCGCTGCGGGGGGCAAAGCTGCGGGGGGCGACCTTTTATCGAGCCAAATTAAATTGGTCTAACCTGAGTGGAGCGATATTGGTAGAGGCGGTGATGATCAACGCCAGCATGGCCTACGTCAACCTTCGCAATGCGGATCTTACAGGCGCGATTTTGCCTGATGGGATGACTCATGATTAG
- a CDS encoding alpha/beta hydrolase produces MALRHLVSTAPMRQRSPFALQKFIFKWMKHLTSGVLYSGAIALGVSPALAVEQVAVQIGPLKNTIEVTDLETFSKTGDVPPRLELYRPLLTPTVQATLQNHLSLEPAIRDRVIQDLTHSNKGRPLTDLLAEVAPSLSPEVLQTALQEAAETESGVTVISLLRAIPGETLSLEGMALLMFLSQLGLSHLEQTALSNVLNHELGAHPQPLLSAPFEPSDPGSYPVERWSVSFRDHDRDRIIPIDLYWTDQTQGPLVVFSHGFGADRRFLAYLAEHLASHGLTVVALEHPGSNVDALIKEDGSLLPTYEFVERPRDVSFILDRLEDLNTNSFFLRERINLEQVTLVGHSLGGYTGLVLAGGQLDPTTLANFCAELAIGSSSPADWLQCAATDVELPAGDLADSRITQLVVMNPLAGKIFGDAGLRHVKVPTLFLTSTSDGITSVSDQQLQPFNQLSGPRALVAVIGGTHLSVGDPANINPALTQVPFMPERPEAETLRLRQYLNGAVLSFVMQQTDMAKQYQPFLSSDYTRLFSTPTLPIRYSDRLPSSVSRWLSSREMLNRRLTPTLKSIASLLHLEFIDAQHRVATLHQGAIAQFPLSPLDLYARLPRSPALYQAAHNQANHESSHQAKSRL; encoded by the coding sequence GTGGCTCTTCGTCATCTCGTTTCGACTGCACCGATGCGTCAGCGTTCCCCTTTTGCCTTGCAAAAATTTATCTTCAAATGGATGAAGCACCTCACCTCAGGGGTGCTTTATAGCGGGGCGATTGCCCTCGGAGTCTCCCCTGCCCTGGCGGTTGAACAGGTCGCGGTGCAGATTGGCCCCCTGAAAAACACCATCGAGGTCACTGATCTAGAAACCTTTTCTAAGACAGGTGATGTGCCCCCTCGACTAGAACTGTATCGTCCCTTATTGACGCCAACGGTACAGGCGACTCTGCAAAATCACCTCAGCCTAGAACCAGCGATTCGTGATCGCGTCATTCAAGACCTGACCCATTCCAACAAAGGTCGTCCGCTTACGGATCTGTTGGCAGAAGTTGCCCCCAGCCTTTCTCCTGAAGTTTTGCAAACGGCTTTGCAAGAAGCGGCAGAAACTGAATCAGGGGTGACGGTCATTAGCCTTTTAAGGGCGATCCCTGGGGAGACGCTCTCACTAGAGGGGATGGCGCTGCTGATGTTCCTTTCCCAACTGGGGCTCTCGCATTTAGAGCAAACGGCCCTCAGTAATGTGCTGAATCATGAGTTAGGGGCCCATCCGCAACCGTTGTTGTCTGCCCCTTTTGAGCCGTCAGATCCTGGGAGTTACCCTGTAGAACGCTGGTCGGTCTCGTTCCGAGATCATGACCGCGATCGTATCATTCCCATTGATTTGTATTGGACAGACCAGACTCAAGGCCCCTTGGTGGTGTTTTCCCATGGGTTTGGGGCCGATCGTCGGTTTCTGGCCTACCTCGCCGAGCATCTGGCCTCCCACGGGCTCACCGTCGTTGCCTTAGAACATCCCGGTAGTAATGTCGACGCGCTGATCAAAGAGGATGGCTCGCTGCTGCCTACCTATGAATTTGTCGAGCGTCCGCGCGATGTGAGCTTCATTTTGGATCGCCTGGAAGATCTCAACACCAACTCTTTTTTCCTGCGGGAACGGATCAACCTGGAGCAAGTGACGTTGGTGGGGCATTCCCTGGGAGGGTACACGGGCTTAGTGTTGGCGGGAGGTCAGTTAGACCCGACAACCTTAGCCAACTTTTGTGCTGAACTGGCTATAGGATCCTCGTCTCCAGCGGATTGGCTCCAGTGTGCCGCGACTGATGTCGAACTACCGGCAGGAGATCTGGCGGATTCGCGGATCACTCAGCTGGTGGTGATGAATCCCCTTGCGGGTAAAATTTTCGGCGATGCAGGGTTGCGTCATGTCAAGGTGCCAACGCTGTTTTTAACCAGCACTAGCGATGGCATTACCTCTGTTTCAGACCAGCAGCTGCAACCGTTTAACCAGTTATCGGGGCCGCGCGCTTTAGTAGCAGTCATCGGGGGCACTCACCTCAGCGTCGGCGACCCGGCTAACATTAATCCAGCCTTGACCCAAGTCCCCTTTATGCCTGAGCGCCCTGAAGCAGAAACGTTGCGGCTGAGACAGTATCTCAATGGCGCGGTACTGAGTTTTGTGATGCAGCAAACGGATATGGCGAAACAGTATCAGCCTTTCCTCAGCTCAGACTATACTCGCCTCTTTTCAACACCCACTTTGCCCATTCGCTATAGCGATCGCCTGCCGAGTAGTGTGAGCCGTTGGTTATCTAGCCGAGAAATGTTAAATCGTCGCCTGACGCCAACGCTGAAAAGTATCGCATCGCTGCTGCACCTAGAATTCATTGATGCCCAACATCGCGTTGCGACCCTGCATCAAGGCGCGATCGCTCAATTTCCCCTGAGCCCATTAGATTTATATGCGCGCTTGCCGCGATCTCCGGCGCTGTACCAGGCCGCCCACAACCAGGCTAATCATGAGTCATCCCATCAGGCAAAATCGCGCCTGTAA
- a CDS encoding TIGR00725 family protein, translating into MVRTLIGVMGPGEKATAAERATAFAVGQRIAQHGWILLTGGRAAGVMEAASQGAHAGGGLVVGILPHDSLAMMSTAVDIPIVTGVGYARNVINVLSSQVVIACGLGAGTLSEIALAIKLRKPLVLMHIPPALQSELRQLATASLDIAETPDAAIAQVQKALML; encoded by the coding sequence ATGGTGCGCACTCTAATCGGAGTCATGGGGCCTGGAGAAAAGGCAACTGCGGCTGAACGAGCCACTGCGTTTGCTGTCGGGCAGCGGATTGCGCAACATGGCTGGATCTTGCTCACGGGCGGGCGGGCAGCAGGGGTTATGGAAGCTGCCAGTCAAGGTGCTCATGCAGGCGGCGGTCTGGTTGTTGGAATTTTGCCTCACGATAGCCTGGCCATGATGTCAACAGCAGTTGACATTCCTATCGTGACTGGGGTGGGCTATGCTCGCAATGTCATTAATGTGCTGTCGAGTCAGGTGGTCATTGCCTGCGGGCTAGGGGCTGGTACCCTCTCTGAAATTGCTCTGGCGATTAAGCTCAGAAAGCCCCTGGTGCTGATGCATATCCCCCCAGCCCTGCAGTCCGAACTGCGGCAACTAGCGACGGCATCTCTGGATATTGCTGAAACCCCTGATGCCGCGATCGCTCAAGTTCAGAAAGCTCTGATGCTGTAG